In one Sphingomonas sanguinis genomic region, the following are encoded:
- a CDS encoding UPF0149 family protein, protein MLLTELDGFLTGLIVCPEPIPADKWMTVIWGVEVDGVPPFDDPLDVQWFVKAVAARRDEIARDLSRGKLQPILDVDERDGEVLWEYWVDGFSDAIALRPDAWDAAAADAEWADPWHRLLALIAIARNESDLDRVEVNAFQDRAVAELTDTVQRLYAARAGVGEAMPITVEVLVTAKTGRNDPCRCASGKKHKHCCA, encoded by the coding sequence ATGCTGCTCACCGAGCTCGACGGTTTCCTGACTGGGCTTATCGTCTGTCCCGAGCCGATCCCCGCGGATAAGTGGATGACGGTCATATGGGGCGTCGAGGTGGATGGCGTTCCGCCCTTCGACGATCCCCTCGACGTGCAATGGTTCGTCAAAGCGGTCGCGGCGCGCCGCGACGAGATCGCGCGTGACCTGTCCCGCGGGAAGTTGCAGCCGATCCTCGATGTCGACGAGCGGGATGGCGAGGTCCTGTGGGAATATTGGGTCGACGGTTTCTCCGACGCGATCGCGTTGCGACCGGACGCGTGGGACGCGGCGGCCGCCGACGCCGAATGGGCCGATCCATGGCACCGCCTGCTGGCACTGATCGCAATCGCACGCAACGAGAGCGATCTCGACAGAGTCGAGGTCAACGCGTTTCAAGATCGTGCGGTCGCCGAGCTGACGGACACCGTCCAGCGCCTCTACGCGGCCCGTGCGGGTGTCGGCGAGGCAATGCCGATCACCGTGGAGGTGCTTGTGACGGCAAAGACCGGGCGCAACGATCCATGCCGCTGCGCATCGGGAAAGAAGCATAAGCATTGTTGCGCTTGA
- a CDS encoding VOC family protein → MLFHTMVGSNDIERSKRFYDEVLGTLGVGEPARNIADSGHTRLIYNNGNGTNFIVSQPINDEPATVANGSTVAFSCDSPEQVKQLHDTAIANGGTSIEAPPGPRQTASMGTIELAYFRDPDGNKLCGIHFPK, encoded by the coding sequence GTGCTGTTTCACACGATGGTCGGATCGAACGATATTGAACGATCGAAGCGTTTCTACGACGAGGTACTGGGCACGCTCGGCGTCGGCGAACCGGCGCGGAATATCGCCGACAGCGGCCATACCCGGCTCATCTACAATAACGGCAACGGGACCAACTTCATCGTCAGTCAGCCGATTAACGACGAACCGGCGACCGTCGCGAATGGCAGCACAGTCGCCTTTTCATGCGACTCGCCCGAGCAGGTGAAGCAGCTTCACGATACGGCGATTGCCAATGGCGGCACCTCTATCGAAGCTCCGCCCGGCCCGCGTCAGACCGCGTCCATGGGTACGATCGAGCTCGCCTATTTTCGCGACCCCGATGGCAACAAGCTTTGCGGGATTCATTTCCCCAAATAA
- a CDS encoding glutathione S-transferase family protein, with product MSQSPPPTKLRLFTSPSAFPNPQRLRIFVQEKGIADRLDEQVYNMAPVGEQRQWKHLKMNPWGETPTLELSDGSFISETAAVVRYLDQSFPGRQIMGETAEEQGLDAMWDNRIWVHILYRITTAFHVLHQGLGPKLELTSNPTWGEHCRKEALAHTALVDRHLADGRDWLLGGAEPTFADITLATAIAFSKFEVNAMPLDERYEHIEAFWQRWQRRPTFLAAYADRSSGVPELDNRP from the coding sequence ATGTCGCAATCCCCGCCGCCCACGAAGCTCCGCCTGTTCACGTCTCCCTCCGCCTTCCCCAATCCACAGCGCCTGCGCATCTTCGTGCAGGAGAAAGGCATTGCCGACCGCCTCGACGAGCAGGTCTACAATATGGCGCCGGTCGGCGAGCAGCGGCAGTGGAAGCATCTGAAGATGAACCCATGGGGTGAAACCCCGACGCTCGAACTGTCGGACGGCAGTTTCATCTCGGAAACCGCCGCGGTCGTACGCTATCTAGACCAGTCATTTCCGGGCCGCCAGATCATGGGCGAGACGGCCGAGGAGCAAGGGCTCGACGCCATGTGGGACAACCGCATCTGGGTGCACATCCTCTACCGCATCACGACCGCGTTCCATGTCCTGCACCAGGGACTTGGCCCCAAGCTTGAACTGACCTCGAACCCGACATGGGGCGAGCATTGCCGCAAGGAAGCGCTGGCGCATACCGCGCTGGTCGACCGGCATCTGGCCGATGGCCGCGACTGGCTGCTCGGCGGTGCGGAGCCGACCTTTGCGGACATCACGCTGGCGACCGCGATCGCCTTTTCCAAGTTCGAGGTGAACGCGATGCCGCTCGACGAACGCTACGAACATATCGAGGCGTTCTGGCAGCGGTGGCAGCGCCGCCCGACCTTCCTCGCCGCCTATGCCGATCGCAGCAGCGGCGTGCCCGAACTGGATAACCGCCCGTAG
- a CDS encoding TetR/AcrR family transcriptional regulator, with translation MAVSTSREAVLAAARRTAMAHGYNGLNFRDIAAEVGIKAPSIHHHFATKADLGAAVARRYWEDTVAQLAAIEDEAPEPLAALRRYPEIFRASLSNDNRICLSSFMAAEYDDLPEPVKTEVQCFADVNVAWLGKLLIDAKVVEPAESEVRARAIYAAVAGAQLFARGRSDIALFDTMIASYRAVGLLPA, from the coding sequence ATGGCGGTTTCAACATCCAGGGAAGCGGTGCTGGCCGCCGCACGGCGGACCGCGATGGCGCATGGCTATAACGGCCTCAACTTCCGTGACATCGCGGCTGAAGTCGGGATCAAGGCGCCCAGCATCCATCATCACTTCGCGACGAAGGCCGATCTCGGTGCGGCGGTGGCGCGGCGCTATTGGGAGGACACGGTGGCGCAACTGGCGGCGATCGAGGACGAAGCGCCCGAGCCGCTTGCCGCTCTGCGCCGCTATCCGGAGATTTTCCGGGCTTCGCTGTCGAACGACAACCGCATCTGCCTGTCGAGCTTCATGGCGGCCGAATATGACGATCTTCCCGAGCCTGTGAAAACCGAGGTTCAGTGCTTTGCCGACGTTAACGTCGCCTGGCTGGGTAAGCTGCTGATCGACGCCAAGGTTGTCGAACCGGCCGAAAGCGAAGTCCGGGCACGCGCCATCTATGCAGCGGTGGCGGGCGCGCAACTCTTCGCAAGGGGGCGATCGGACATCGCGCTCTTCGACACGATGATCGCCAGCTACCGCGCGGTGGGGCTGTTGCCGGCATAG